The Acidobacteriota bacterium genomic interval GTTGAAATACCGGAGGTAACCAAAGTCAAGATGCATGATACCGTCTACGGTCCGGAAATCAGCGCGCGCAGTGCGGAAATAGAAAAGGTTCAGGAAAGTACGCCCGCACCCTCGGCCGGACTCGGGACGAGAAAAGCCCCGGCAAAAGAGAATTCAACGGCTGCGTCCTCCCGGCCACAGCAACTGACCGAGAGACAGAAACCGGCTTCAGATACGAAACTAAAGACCTCGGCGGCTCAGGTCAAGCCGGAGGTCAGCAGCAGCGAGCCGGCCAAAGCCGCTTCTTCTACCAAGCCTGCGGCCACGAAGGCGGCCCATTCCAGGCAGGAGCCGACAACTCCCAAGGCTGCCGCCGGGCAGCCCGCCGGCGACCAGAAGGTCTTGGCTAAAAAGCTGAAGGGCGATCAAAAGGGAAAGCCTGCGTCCCGGGAGCCGGCCCCTGGGAAGGCGTCGAAAGCCACGGCACAGGCACCTTCCAAAGCCGTCGGCACGGAGGCCGCCGCGACGCGATCAACGTCGCGCTTCCGGCGGTCAACCAGCAAGATCAAGGGGACCATGGTGGCCGAATTCCCGAAGCGGCTGGTAATCAAGTACCACGCCAGGCTCTCTCGTGACCCCTTCGAAGCCCTGATTAACGAGACGAAAACCTACGAAGGCCCGATAGAGACAAGGATTCCCAACGTCGAGGGGCTCAAGCTGGTAGGCATTATCGAGTCGGCGACGGAAGCTAACCGTGCGCTCCTCGAGGACAAGACGGGATACAGCTATATCCTCAAGTCCGGTGATAAGGTCAAGAAAGGGTACGTGTTGCGCGTCGAACAAGACCGCGTCTACTTTCAGATATTTGAATATGGGTGGTCGCGAACGGTCGCCCTCTCGCTTGATGAATATTAGGAAAGGCTGGTGCTGATATGTTTAGACGACAGATGAGACGGCTTCAATTCCTCCTTGGAATCACGCTGCCCGTGTTGGTCTTCCTCGTGTCGGTCACTGCCCAGGAAGGCAAAGATCCGGAGGCGCTGATCGAATCGCTTCAGTTTCAGGCGGCTGACATTCACTCCGTGCTGACGTTCCTGGCGGACTACGGCGGCGTGAACGTGGTGGTTTCCCCCAAGGTGGAGGGTACGGTAACGATCAAGCTGAGCAACGTCCACTGGCGCACCGCCATGGACATTATCGGACGCACCTACGATCTGGCCGTCGTTGACGAGGGAGACGGGTACATCCGCGTTCTTCCGTCCGAGGATTTCCGCAAGGAAGTTACGGAGTCCAACAAACACAGTCAGGAGCAGCGCCAGCTCGTTGAGCTGGAGACCAAGATCGTCAAGATCTCCAACTCGACGGCGGAGGATATCGTCAAGACCGTCAATTCGCTCATGACTGAACGCGGCCAGGCGACCGCGGACGTGCGCTCGAACTCCATCATTCTTCAGGAAGTTCCGGATAACATGGCCACGGTACTGGAGTACATCGGCGAACTGGACAAACCGTCGCGACAGATCAAGATCTCAGCCCAGCTGCTGGAAATCTCCTCGCAGGGGTTGGAGGAAATAGGTGTCTCCTGGACCTCGGAGGGCACGTACACCACCAATTCCGACCGCAGCTACACCCAGACCGGCCAGGTAGACGCCGAGGCCAAGAGCGCCGTCGGCCGGTACACGCTGGGTAGTATTCGGCCCGGTGACTGGACCCTGAACGGCTTTATTGAGGCCATCGTCTCTGAGGGCAAGGGTAAGATCATCGCCCATCCGGAGATAACCACGCTGGACAATACCGAAGCCCGGATACAGATGGGGCAGAAGGTACCGGTCAAGCAATTCGATGAATCCGGCAACGTCGTCATCAAATTCGAGGAAGTCGGTACCATCCTGGTCGTGACCCCCCATATCACGGCCGAGAACCAGGTTCTGATGCACCTGCAGCCGGAACGGTCGACCTACCAGTTTGATCCTAACGGCGTCATTATCAACACCAACAACGCCGAGACCCGGATCATAGTGGAGAACGGTCAGACCGCGGTTATCGGAGGGCTGACGACCCAGGACGAGGTCGAATCCGTCGATGGCGTCCCCATACTCAAGGATATTCCGGTCCTCGGCGCGCTGTTCCGTCACAGCCAGAAACGGACCGAAAGCCGCGATCTGGTCATTTTCGTCACTCCGAGCATTGTCGAGGATGATCTGGCCATGAAGAATTAGCCGGGCCAGGGTATTCTCCTGAAAGTAAAGGCTCCCGCCTGCCCGGCGGGAGCCTTTTGCGTCTAAAATAATAATGTTTTAGTCCGATTAATATGAGAAAGGACAATACCACACCTTCAACCGGGAAAAAACAAACCTTTTCAGATAACAGGAGACACCATGTTCAGGAAACGCTCTCTCGCCGTTTTGCCGGTCGCTCTGGTTCTGGCGGCGACCATGGCGCTGCTTATGACCGGTTGCAGTTCCAAGAGTACCGATGACGCCGCC includes:
- a CDS encoding secretin N-terminal domain-containing protein — its product is MFRRQMRRLQFLLGITLPVLVFLVSVTAQEGKDPEALIESLQFQAADIHSVLTFLADYGGVNVVVSPKVEGTVTIKLSNVHWRTAMDIIGRTYDLAVVDEGDGYIRVLPSEDFRKEVTESNKHSQEQRQLVELETKIVKISNSTAEDIVKTVNSLMTERGQATADVRSNSIILQEVPDNMATVLEYIGELDKPSRQIKISAQLLEISSQGLEEIGVSWTSEGTYTTNSDRSYTQTGQVDAEAKSAVGRYTLGSIRPGDWTLNGFIEAIVSEGKGKIIAHPEITTLDNTEARIQMGQKVPVKQFDESGNVVIKFEEVGTILVVTPHITAENQVLMHLQPERSTYQFDPNGVIINTNNAETRIIVENGQTAVIGGLTTQDEVESVDGVPILKDIPVLGALFRHSQKRTESRDLVIFVTPSIVEDDLAMKN